The region TACGTGAGCGCGCCGCGACCGACGGGCGGACGCCCGCCCCTCACTCGCCCGCCCGTCACTCCCCGGCGTCACGGCGGGCCCGGTCGCGGCGGCGCAGCAGGAGGAAGCCGCCCGCGAGGGCGGCGACGCCGGTGGCGGCGGTCCAGGCCGGCAGGTCGGAGGAACCGGTGGCGGCCAGGTCGTCGCCCTTCCCGCCAAGGGGGCTCGCGGAGGAGGAGGGCGTGGCGGACGCGCTGGCGGAGGGCGACGCACCCGACGTACTGGTGGTGGGCGTCGGCGATGCCGTCGCCTCGGCCGCGGTGGCCCGGGGTCGGGTGAACGCCAGCGTGCCGAAGCCGAGTTGGTCGTAGCCGCCGCTGTTGGGGCCATAGTCCCCGCCGCCCCCCTCGGGCGCGAACCGGGCCGCGATCTTCGTGAGGTGCGGCGCGTCCATCCCCCGGCGCTCGGTGTAGTGGTTGGCGATCATGGCCCAGATCGGCCGGGCCATGGCCGGGTCGACGGCCGCCGCCGCGGACGCGGTCTCCGAGCCCGACCAGATGCCGGGTGCGCCCTTCTTACGGGTGTACGAGGTGTAGGGCACGTCTCCGCCCAGACTCCACTTGGCGACGTACTGGGCTCCCTTGAGGAAGCGGCTGTCGTCGTAGCCGTACAGGTCGATGCCCTGGTTCCAGGCCATCTCGCAGATGGTGCCCATCAGGCCGACGCCCAGCAGGGCATGACCCTGGTCGCGGCCTGCCTCGACCCATTCGGCGAGGCCGTCGGCGTACACGACCGGGATGGCGTTCTTGACGGAGCCCATCCCCGCGCCGTGCTTGAAGTACTCGACGGCCCGGTCGACCTTCGCCCGGTCGTCGCACAGGATGCCGATGGCGAGGACGGAGGCGATGTTCGTCAGGTCCCAGTTGGGCCAGTAGTTGGTGATGTAGGAGCCGTTGTGGTGCGCGAGGAAGTCCTCGCTCAGCGGGTGGAAGACGTCGAGCATCATCTTCTGGAACCGGGCCAGTTCGAAGCCGTCATGGCCGCGGACGAGCTCGGCGGCGTTGGCGAACTGGTAGCCGTAGAGGCCCGAGGCGAGAAACCGGTCGGCGCTGCCGTCGAGCCTGGTCAGCCTGGCCGACCAGGCGTTGAGGATGTCGCGGGCGGTGTCGGCGTGCGCGGTGTCTCCGGTGACGTGCCAGCGCAGGGCGTTCTGGTAGGCGGCGTGGATGTCGTTGTAGAGGGTTGCGTAGTTCTCGGGCGTGCCCGAGCCGCGGTAGACGGTCGCCTGGGGGTTGGCCGTCCAGGTGCTCTGGGCATGCCGATTGGCCGTCAGCCTGGCGAAGCCGGCCGTGTAGGGCTGCGCGCCGGCCTTCACCTGGGTCGCCATGCGGTGCAGATCGGCCCGGGTGTGCAGCATCCCGGGGTGCGCGAAGGCACCGCCCGCCGCCGTTGCCGGGGCCGCCGCGAGGGTGGTGCCGGCCACGGTGGCGCCCGCGGCCGCACCGGCGATCTTCAGCATGTTCCGGCGACTGATCTGTGCTGTCACTGACGTGGTTCCTTAGCGCTCGGTGCCCGGGGATGCCTACGCACAGGAGACGCCGTGGAACCCGGCCGATAACAGAAAGTCGCCCGGCCGCTGGCCTTCATCTGATTCCTCCGTGGGTACTCCGTCCTTCAGGGCGGGGAGGAAACGGGCTCCTGCGGAGCAGGGCAGGGAAAGACGATTCGCCGCCGGGGCGGATCGTCGTTCGCGGCCAACTACCCGCAGATAGTGACAAGTCGATGCGATAGTTTGTGAGTTGTGGCCACTCATGTGAAGCGGGCGTTCAAGTACCGCTTCTGTCCGACGGATGCGCAGGCGGCGGAGCTGTCGCGTACGTTCGGGTGCGTGCGGAAGGTCTACAACATGGCGCTCGCCGCCCGCACCGAGGCGTGGGTGACCCGTCAGGAGCGGGTCAACTACAACCAGACCTCGGCGATGCTGACGGCGTGGAAGAAGACCGGGGAACTCGCGTACCTGAACGAGGTCTCCTCGGTCCCCCTCCAGCAGGCGCTGCGCCACCTGCAGACAGCGTTCACTAACTTCTTCGGCAAGCGGGCCAGGTACCCGCGGTTCAAGTCGCGCAAGAAGTCGCGCAGGAGTGCGGAGTACACCACCAGCGCGTTCCGTTTCCGGGACGGTGAGCTGCGGCTCGCGAAGATGAGCGAGCCTCTGTGCATGGTGTGGTCCAGGCCGCTCCCTGAGGGCGTGAGCCCGTCCACGGTGACCGTGTCCCAGGATGCGGCGGGGCGCTGGTTCGTCTCCCTGCTGTGCGACGACCCCGGCGTCAAGCCGCTCCCGGCGAACGGGAATGCGGTCGGCATCGATGCCGGGCTGGAGCATCTTCTGACCCTCTCGACCGGAGAGAAGATCACCAACCCCCGGCACGAGCGCCGTGACCATGCCGCTCTGGCCAAGGCACAGCGCCGTCTGGCGAAGAAGGAGAAGGGCTCGGCGAACCGGGCCAGGGCCCGGTTGAAGGTAGCGAAGATCCACGCGCGGATCGCTGACCGGCGCCGCGACACGTTGCACAAGATCACCACTCGGCTCGTTCGTGAAAACCAAACGATCGTGATCGAGGACCTGACCGTGCACAACATGGTCAAGAACCACCGGCTCGCCCGCGCCATCAGTGACGCGGCATGGGGCGAGTTCAGGAGCATGCTGGAGTACAAAGCCCAGTGGTACGGGCGCGAGGTGATCGCCGTGGACCGGTGGTTCCCGTCCTCCAAGCTGTGCTCCCACTGCGGCGCCTTGCAGGACACGATGCCGCTGAACGTCCGTACCTGGACGTGCGACTGCGGTACGACCCACGACCGCGACGTGAACGCGGCGCACAACCTTCTGGCCGCCGGGCTGGCGGTGACAGTCTGTGGAGCTGGTGTAAGACCTCAACGGAGTTCTCCGGGCGGGCGGTCGGCGATGAAGCAGAAACCCTCACGGCGCGAGCCGTAAGAATCCCCCTCCTTCAGGAAGGGGAGAAGTCAAGGA is a window of Streptomyces mirabilis DNA encoding:
- a CDS encoding alginate lyase family protein; the encoded protein is MLKIAGAAAGATVAGTTLAAAPATAAGGAFAHPGMLHTRADLHRMATQVKAGAQPYTAGFARLTANRHAQSTWTANPQATVYRGSGTPENYATLYNDIHAAYQNALRWHVTGDTAHADTARDILNAWSARLTRLDGSADRFLASGLYGYQFANAAELVRGHDGFELARFQKMMLDVFHPLSEDFLAHHNGSYITNYWPNWDLTNIASVLAIGILCDDRAKVDRAVEYFKHGAGMGSVKNAIPVVYADGLAEWVEAGRDQGHALLGVGLMGTICEMAWNQGIDLYGYDDSRFLKGAQYVAKWSLGGDVPYTSYTRKKGAPGIWSGSETASAAAAVDPAMARPIWAMIANHYTERRGMDAPHLTKIAARFAPEGGGGDYGPNSGGYDQLGFGTLAFTRPRATAAEATASPTPTTSTSGASPSASASATPSSSASPLGGKGDDLAATGSSDLPAWTAATGVAALAGGFLLLRRRDRARRDAGE
- a CDS encoding RNA-guided endonuclease InsQ/TnpB family protein, giving the protein MATHVKRAFKYRFCPTDAQAAELSRTFGCVRKVYNMALAARTEAWVTRQERVNYNQTSAMLTAWKKTGELAYLNEVSSVPLQQALRHLQTAFTNFFGKRARYPRFKSRKKSRRSAEYTTSAFRFRDGELRLAKMSEPLCMVWSRPLPEGVSPSTVTVSQDAAGRWFVSLLCDDPGVKPLPANGNAVGIDAGLEHLLTLSTGEKITNPRHERRDHAALAKAQRRLAKKEKGSANRARARLKVAKIHARIADRRRDTLHKITTRLVRENQTIVIEDLTVHNMVKNHRLARAISDAAWGEFRSMLEYKAQWYGREVIAVDRWFPSSKLCSHCGALQDTMPLNVRTWTCDCGTTHDRDVNAAHNLLAAGLAVTVCGAGVRPQRSSPGGRSAMKQKPSRREP